From Gloeocapsopsis sp. IPPAS B-1203, one genomic window encodes:
- a CDS encoding DUF6825 family protein, producing MSNPLVQAFFVGRAVAEIFNEQLENTLTDTLSELGKLDAELRERMRQFSEEVMERANREMEVTTRGRTSTTTFTPDTQPVDTQAMIDDLRAEIALLRTEIQRYRSSSGTNN from the coding sequence ATGAGTAATCCTTTGGTACAAGCTTTTTTTGTGGGTAGAGCTGTTGCTGAAATTTTCAACGAACAGTTAGAAAATACCCTAACAGACACGTTGAGCGAGTTGGGTAAACTTGATGCTGAACTGAGAGAACGGATGCGCCAGTTTTCTGAGGAAGTCATGGAACGGGCTAACCGAGAAATGGAAGTTACTACTAGAGGTAGAACTTCAACGACAACTTTTACACCAGACACGCAGCCTGTAGATACACAGGCAATGATTGACGATCTCCGTGCAGAAATTGCTTTGTTACGTACAGAAATACAGCGTTATCGCAGTAGCTCTGGTACAAATAACTAA